From Solanum lycopersicum chromosome 8, SLM_r2.1, the proteins below share one genomic window:
- the LOC104648868 gene encoding AT-hook motif nuclear-localized protein 10-like, which translates to MFPAKIIIHQPAQDLKKRGPPRKYSVHGFGLSPYKISESRGASASEKLSKETPGRPQSFGEKNQPQDLVVSSVKLRESIIGGGTVTYEGQYDIISLSGSLLLPDDNDSPGITGGLNVLLSRPDGSNICGIVAEMLKDPVEVLF; encoded by the exons ATGTTTCCTGCAAAAATCATTATCCATCAACCAGCCCAAGACCTGAAGAAGAGAGGCCCACCAAGAAAGTATTCTGTTCATGGATTTGGCCTATCTCCCTATAAAATTTCTGAATCTCGTGGAGCTTCTGCTTCAGAAAAGCTCTCTAAGGAGACTCCTGGAAGGCCCCAGAGCTTTGGAGAAAAGAACCAACCACAAGATTTAG TTGTAAGTAGCGTGAAGCTCCGGGAGTCCATAATTGGTGGTGGAACTGTGACTTATGAG GGTCAATATGACATTATCTCATTATCAGGCTCATTGTTGCTACCAGACGATAATGATAGCCCTGGAATAACGGGTGGTCTCAACGTGTTACTCTCTAGGCCTGATGGAAGTAATATTTGTGGTATTGTAGCAGAAATGCTCAAGGATCCAGTAGAGGTGCTCTTCTAA